Below is a window of Chryseobacterium indicum DNA.
ATTTAAATTACTGCTTCCATTTTGGGAGTACTGTAGGATTGAACCTGCCACCTTTGATTAGTGAAGTCAATGTTCTTACCAATCAGAACGATGTACTCCTTGTGAAATGGGCAGGATTCGAACCTGCAGCCTCTGACTTGGAAGGTCAGCGCTCTTCCCTTGAGCAACCATTTCCGTTTTGGGAGACAAGCAGGACTCGAACCCGCAACTCATTTTAGAAGAATGTATTTTTCCATTTTTATTACTATTGTCTCCATTTTGGGAGCGCAGCAGGACTTGAACCTGAATTTCCGGCACGATAAGCCGGTGTCCTTCCATTTAGACGATGCGCTCTTAGAAACGTGCGGGACTCGAACCCGCAACATCTAACTTGTAGGGTTAGAGCTCTTCCATTGAGCTACCGTTTCTCTTTTGGGAGATAAGCAGGAATCGAACCTGCAACTCATCTTAGCAGGATGTATTTTTCCATTATACTATTATCTCCGTTTTGGAAAGCGTGTGGGACTCGAACCCACGACCTCCGCCGTGAAAGGGCGGCATTCTTCCAGCTGAACTAACGCTTCCTCTCTATTTTACCATTCATTAATTTTATAATTTTTCAATAATACTCCGCTGAAATAATTTCCGTTGATTCCTTCCACAATCGGATGGAGAATTCTCGCAGCTCCGTCTACAGAATCCAATGGCGGAATGTATCCCTGCTCAAACTGTTTCTTTCGTAAACTTTCCTTCGCACCTGTAGAAATCCATCCTACATCTACTGCCGTCATATAAATCTGGTCTTTTTCAAATTCTTTAGCAGAAGTAAGCGTCATCATATTCAAAGCGGCTTTCGTCATATTGGTATGCGGATGAAACATCGTTTTGTTGTTATAGCTGAAAATACCTTCTGAAGATGTTACATTAACGATGAATTTTTCTTTGAAAGAAGAAGCCTTCATTAAAGGTTTTAATTCTTTGATCAGAAAATACGGCGCAATGTGATTGATTAAATTCACCTCAACCAATTCGTACATCGAAATTTCTTCCAGTGTGGAATTCCAGCTTGTTTTATCACGATTATCCACCGGTTGTCCGAAACGCGTTAAAGCGACATTTGTTTCTTCATTTTCCGCATATTCCAGTTTTCCGACCTCTGCAGAAATGGGGGTTGCGTTTGGAATCAATTTATGATTGTTTTTAAACTCAACGAGCATTTCGTTTTCACGTCTGATGATAGGAAGATAATACTGATCGGGATATTTAATTGTCTGTGCTGCATTATTGATGAGAATATCGAGCGTTTGAAATTTCGACTGATAAAAGTCTATAAATTCCTGAATTGCCTTCAGATTTCTGAGATCGAGACCATAGATCCAAAGTCTGTCTTTCCATTCTTCATAATCTGCTTCCTGCTGCAAAGTTTCCAGTGCCAAAGCCGGAAAACGGGTCGTCAAAACCAAATTGGCACCATTTCTCAGGAGCTTTAAAGCCGTTGCGAAACCTACCTTTACACGTCCTCCGGTTAAGATGACATTCCGTCCCATTAAATCTGCCGAAAGAAAACGTTTTTCGTAATTTTCATCCGCACATTTCGGGCATAATCTGGTGTAAAAGGAATGGGCATACTGATAACTCTGGTTACAGCAGTAGCAGTTTTTGGGAATCTGTAATCTGGTGAGTTGGGTATCATTTTTTTCATCATCATAAAAAGCAGAAACTCCCGCCAAAGCTTTTTTCATCAGTACCGATTCTGAATTAATTTCAAGATCGTGCGTTTTCATCTGAGAATAACTTTCCAGACGGTTTTGCTTTTTGGCGTTCTTATGAATTTTCGTGATCAACCCAGAAAAAGTTTGGTTGTCCGGATTTAGAAATGGTTCATCTTTCAGGGCTTTTAATACCTTGAGACATGATTCCCATTCGTTTTGCGTAAAGTTTTGGTTAGAAAAATCCATTGCTTTTTATTTTACGCTTACAAAATTATCTGCGTAATGCGCAATGTTTTTACGTAGAGATAAAAATTTTTAAAACATTAAGTTTTTTTAACCTGAGTTCGGGATAAGTTTTCTTAAACGCAAGGTTAAACAAAGAGATTCAATTATTAAGAATTCCGCTTTTAAGATATACAAAGACGTAAAACTCATAAAAGGAATACTATTTTTACCTTCTTTAAATAAACGAAGTACCTTTGTTTAGCTTACCAACTTTCAATAAGTAAAAAAATCTTTTGTTTTTCTTTGCGATAAATTAATATAACACTATAAATAAATTATTTAAACTCATTTCTTATCACGAACTGAGTTTTTTAATTAGTTGAGATTAAATCATTCTGATTTTAAAGTTTATAGTAAGATCTTAATACTCCTAAAGCTTAATGACCTATTCAATGGTTTAAAAACTTATTGTAAAGAATTTTCGTCATTAATAAAAAACTCCAGAAAGCCGATCAAATGTTTTCCGCCGTGGCTCCATCGGATTCCGTGACCTTCTTTTTCCCTGACTTCAAAAACCAGTTCGTGTTTATAATGAAAGAAAACATTCCACCATGTAGTGTGGTCGAGAATGTAATTGATTTTCTCCATCACTTTTTGCTGTTTCTGCTGATTATTTCCTTTTACTTCTCCCCAGAAATCGTCATTCAGCCGACCGACATGTTTTTCCCACGCTCGCTGTGCAATGGTAATTTCGGTGTTGAAAGGTTTTTCGCAGGCTTCGATCAACATACTTCTTAAAGGCGGAACGGCGTTTTCATCACGAAGACTTGCCGAAGTCAACCGTTGTCCTAAAATATTCAGCCAGTGTTCGAAAGGAATTTCTTCAAGCTGTTTTGCTTTATTTTGATCTGAATTTTCAGATTCTAAAGCAGAGATGAATAATTTAAAACTTTCATCACGGTCGATTTTAATTTCTTCATTAAAATACGGCAGATCCCAATCTAAATTTTGGTCTTTAAATCTCTGTATATTTTCTTCTAAATTTTCAAGATGTTCTTCGGCTAGAATGGCGTGATATTTTTCTTTCCATTCCTCAGAAAATAATGATGTATATTTTTGAAATGATTGCATGGTTTTTATTTTTTTAAACACGAATAACACTAATGTTTTTCACAGATAGCACAATAAATTATTATGCGACTTATGTTTTTTAAACACTAATAACACGAATATCTTTCACAAATATCACAATAAATTATTCGTGCTTTTTAGTGTTGATATTTGTACCATTTGTGTTGGCTTAAACACGAATAACACTAATGTTTTCCGCAAATATCACAATAAATTATTTGTGTTTTTAGTGTTGATATTTGTGCAATTTGTGTTTACTTAAACACGAATAACACTAATGTTTTCCGCAAATATCACAATAAATTATTCGTGTTTTTAGTGTTAATATTTGTGCAATTTGTGTTTACTTAAACACGAATAACGCCAATGTTTCCGCAAATATCACAATAAATTATTTGTGTTTTTAGTGTTAATATTTGTGCAATTTGTGTTTACTTAAACACGAATAACACTAATGTTTTCCGCAAATATCACAATAAATTATTTGTGTTTTTAGTGTTAATATTTGTGCAATTTGTGTTTGCTTAAACACGAATAACGCCAATTTTTCCGCAAATATCACAATAAATTATTCGTGCTTTTTAGTGTTGATATTTATGCTATTTATGTTTTATATATAGCGTTTGTGTTTAAATCAACACATTTTGATAACATTAGCCGAAAGGTTTTCTTCCTGAATTAAATATCCGATGAGATTGAACCAGTTTTTGCAGTGATCCAGAATCCATGCATCTGAAGATATTACAATTTCAGAGTTTTCCGCTAAAAATTTATCGGGATTAAATTCCAGTTCAACGTTCCAGTTGACGTTATTTTCAATGGCAAAATCCATAATGATCTGCTTAATTCTTCCGCTGTTTGACACTGGTTTGTCGAAAATCCAGATCAGCTTTTCCGCGTGAGATTTATGAAAAAATGAAGCAACGAGTTCAATGGCTTCCTGCGTCTGATTTACTCTTTTATAGGTTCCGAAAACACCGGAAAGATCGCGGAAACAGCCATCTGTTCCTTCAAAAATATAAGCTCCGGAAAGAAGACTTTCGAGTAAAATCAGGACATTGAAACCATCGAGATGTATTGTTTTGGCTTTTAATTCAGAAATTTCTAGCTGTTTAGATTTTCTGTTCTGAAGCTGAGTTTCTGAAGCGGAAGCGCCTCGAACCGTCTGAATCTGTCTTGTTTTGAGGCGGTAATGATTTCCGACAAGTTCCGACGAAGCTTTTTCTGCATAGTTCCGGCTTAACAAATACTGCATATCCTGCACTGCCGATTTCATTTTCTCAAGCTGTTTTTCTGATCCGAATAAAGTATCATCGCCTGTATTTTTTCCGCGGTTTCTGTTGCTCATATTTAAATTTAAAAGTTATTTTTCAGCGTAATTATAATAATTTGCTTCAGAATCGAAGATAACAAGAACATTTTCTTTTACTCCGTAAGTTGCCGTGTCGCTTATATAATCAAAACTTTCCGGTAAAGTTTCACCATTGGTTTTTAACAGATTGTATTTGTTGTCTTTTTTAAATACTCCAATAATTTTAGCCTGATAAGCAGGAGTAATACATTCGAGTGGTGTTGAAAGAATTAAGTTGAGTTTATTATTTTCATAGGTATAATAATTCCACTTACTGTTTTCGTATAACATGACATAATTTCCTATAAATTTTGCGTGTTCAAATTTTATTTTAAGAATCTCAGTCCCATCAGGCAGATAAAGACCATATTTATTTTTCTTTTTTAAGATCAGTAAGTCCTGATTTGTACTTTTATATATCAAATCCTTTTTAGAAATAATAGAATCTACATCTTTTTTAAAAACCGGTCCTTTATTTACCTCAATCAAGTTATATTTCCCGTTTGGGCTTTTTGATATAAAATAATCGGGCGTTGCGGGCTCTCCGCAGTAAATAGAAGATTCCCGGAAAATTCCGTTTCTTACATCATATCTGGTGACCTCATCAAATACTGCATATTTTTCATAAGAAGTCAATTTAACCGGATAGGAAGATAAAGAGTAAAAAATAAATCTTCCGCTCCGATCAATCAATCCCCATCGGTTTTTATACTTTACAACGGCTGTTTTTCCGACAAAAGGATAAGCCATTTCAAATCCGTAGGGAAATATTTTTTGCCTGGTTTTACTATTATAAAAATAAAATTCACGGGAACTGTCACCAGAATAATCATATAAATTACTGACAAAAACCGTATCATTATCAGTCATCCTAACGAAATTATCCAGCAAGTAAAAATCTATTTTATCTTTAAATTCAGAAATTGAATTCTGCGAGAAAAGGCTTCC
It encodes the following:
- a CDS encoding SDR family NAD(P)-dependent oxidoreductase; the encoded protein is MDFSNQNFTQNEWESCLKVLKALKDEPFLNPDNQTFSGLITKIHKNAKKQNRLESYSQMKTHDLEINSESVLMKKALAGVSAFYDDEKNDTQLTRLQIPKNCYCCNQSYQYAHSFYTRLCPKCADENYEKRFLSADLMGRNVILTGGRVKVGFATALKLLRNGANLVLTTRFPALALETLQQEADYEEWKDRLWIYGLDLRNLKAIQEFIDFYQSKFQTLDILINNAAQTIKYPDQYYLPIIRRENEMLVEFKNNHKLIPNATPISAEVGKLEYAENEETNVALTRFGQPVDNRDKTSWNSTLEEISMYELVEVNLINHIAPYFLIKELKPLMKASSFKEKFIVNVTSSEGIFSYNNKTMFHPHTNMTKAALNMMTLTSAKEFEKDQIYMTAVDVGWISTGAKESLRKKQFEQGYIPPLDSVDGAARILHPIVEGINGNYFSGVLLKNYKINEW
- a CDS encoding DUF434 domain-containing protein — protein: MSNRNRGKNTGDDTLFGSEKQLEKMKSAVQDMQYLLSRNYAEKASSELVGNHYRLKTRQIQTVRGASASETQLQNRKSKQLEISELKAKTIHLDGFNVLILLESLLSGAYIFEGTDGCFRDLSGVFGTYKRVNQTQEAIELVASFFHKSHAEKLIWIFDKPVSNSGRIKQIIMDFAIENNVNWNVELEFNPDKFLAENSEIVISSDAWILDHCKNWFNLIGYLIQEENLSANVIKMC